The following are encoded in a window of Verrucomicrobiia bacterium genomic DNA:
- the queD gene encoding 6-carboxytetrahydropterin synthase QueD — MQMELRKTFQFEAAHRLPLLPKKHKCYRLHGHSFQVEVAVSGECDPKLGWLIDYADITAAFKPLWEKLDHRYLNEIPGLENPTSENIAVWIWRRLKPRLPQLTEVVVAETCTARCVYRGQ, encoded by the coding sequence ATGCAGATGGAACTTCGCAAAACTTTTCAATTCGAGGCTGCCCACCGCCTCCCTTTATTGCCGAAAAAACATAAGTGTTACCGCCTGCACGGCCACAGCTTCCAAGTGGAAGTGGCGGTCAGCGGGGAGTGCGACCCCAAACTGGGCTGGCTGATTGATTACGCCGACATCACCGCGGCCTTCAAACCGCTGTGGGAAAAGCTGGATCATCGTTACCTCAATGAAATTCCGGGACTCGAAAATCCCACCAGCGAAAACATTGCGGTCTGGATTTGGAGGCGGCTTAAACCGCGGCTTCCCCAACTCACCGAAGTGGTCGTCGCGGAAACCTGCACGGCGCGCTGCGTGTACCGTGGCCAGTAA
- a CDS encoding HAD family phosphatase encodes MDGTLSDTTIVAPLVHIKRRALRPPWRWLWLASLVVHGPWWFLLDAADRAASNRAIYRHYRGVPWDLLRTEALEFGRHYLQAKIFAPARKCLQAFQQAGVKIVLVTGGLDVFLGPLAAEWQADVLAPHLEVVNGVCTGRVLPEPFTGQVKARLLRAHADQNKFDLSHCYALGDAFGDLPMMECVGYPIAVNPDRRLCRVAAERGWQVENWR; translated from the coding sequence GTGGATGGTACCTTATCGGATACCACCATTGTAGCGCCACTGGTCCACATCAAGCGGCGGGCCTTGCGGCCTCCCTGGCGCTGGCTGTGGCTTGCCTCACTGGTGGTTCATGGCCCGTGGTGGTTTTTGTTGGACGCCGCTGATCGTGCAGCGTCGAATCGGGCCATTTACAGGCATTATCGAGGAGTGCCGTGGGATTTGTTACGGACGGAGGCATTGGAATTTGGACGGCATTACTTGCAGGCAAAAATATTTGCGCCAGCCCGAAAGTGCCTGCAGGCGTTTCAACAGGCGGGGGTGAAAATTGTTCTGGTCACCGGTGGGTTGGATGTTTTCCTCGGGCCGTTGGCAGCGGAATGGCAGGCCGATGTTCTGGCACCCCACCTGGAAGTGGTCAACGGAGTTTGCACCGGGCGGGTATTGCCTGAACCCTTTACCGGGCAGGTTAAAGCCAGGCTGTTACGCGCGCATGCGGACCAAAACAAATTTGATTTGTCCCATTGTTATGCTCTTGGCGACGCCTTTGGTGACCTGCCCATGATGGAGTGTGTGGGATACCCCATCGCAGTCAATCCCGACCGGCGCCTGTGCCGGGTGGCGGCGGAACGGGGTTGGCAGGTGGAAAACTGGCGCTAG
- a CDS encoding tetratricopeptide repeat protein: MKSISPKRLWVWRAFFALGLPVLLLVALELTLRLFGVGFSERFWVEGNEPGTVKTNYEFARHYSSRKNPPRPFFTQMTVTKPADTVRVFLLGESAAFGTPDPAFGPSRLMQVMLEERYPGKRIEVINAAMMGIDSFVLRRIARECAQYEPDLFIIYTGNNELIGLHVPLENESALWATRPLALFMDWCRATRVGQLACRMVNAWNPPPVQDMSFLRRQRRAADDPRTLKVLHNFRQNLAEVIQLGDFPKILATVAVNVRDFPPLGSLHRPGLSEDQLKLWNEAYAQGMAEEQGRRYASAVVQYQTAAALDQHYAELHYRLGLCFKALNNEEKAREHLTRAWELDTLRFRADPRINRIVRELATAHAARGVELCDLEAAFSRHPTARMQLPGRELFYEHVHTTFTGTYWLARHLVESTEKVLRNTMGAPAGDGFLSQDECARRLAFTALDEYNVAQAMTRLYSQPPFLDQADHHWRLAEMEREVSRLRQALTQEEVERVLATYYEAIRRRPDDWALRFNLGNAYLQLGKPTEAASTFAWLIKTYPTQYAFQLVYGKTLMAMGRADEAQNHLAFARKLAPHDEELRKMRF, translated from the coding sequence TTGAAGTCCATTTCCCCCAAGCGGTTATGGGTGTGGAGGGCCTTTTTTGCCCTCGGCCTGCCCGTGCTGTTGTTGGTGGCGCTGGAGTTAACCTTGCGTCTATTCGGCGTGGGATTTTCCGAACGTTTTTGGGTGGAGGGAAATGAACCGGGCACCGTTAAAACCAACTACGAGTTTGCCCGGCATTACAGCTCCAGAAAAAATCCCCCCCGCCCCTTTTTCACCCAGATGACGGTGACAAAACCCGCGGATACGGTGCGGGTCTTTTTGCTGGGAGAATCCGCAGCTTTCGGCACGCCCGACCCCGCATTTGGGCCTTCGCGGCTGATGCAGGTCATGCTCGAGGAGCGGTATCCTGGTAAACGAATCGAGGTCATCAACGCCGCAATGATGGGGATTGATTCCTTTGTGCTGCGGCGCATTGCCCGGGAATGTGCTCAATATGAGCCGGATTTGTTTATTATTTACACCGGCAACAATGAGTTGATTGGGTTGCACGTGCCGTTGGAAAATGAGTCTGCCTTGTGGGCCACGCGCCCGCTGGCCCTTTTCATGGACTGGTGCAGGGCGACCCGCGTTGGGCAGTTAGCCTGTCGCATGGTGAATGCCTGGAATCCGCCGCCGGTGCAGGACATGAGCTTTCTACGGCGGCAGCGGCGTGCGGCAGATGATCCACGCACACTGAAAGTTCTGCACAATTTCCGGCAAAACCTCGCGGAAGTCATCCAGTTGGGAGATTTTCCCAAAATCCTGGCCACGGTGGCTGTCAACGTGCGGGATTTCCCGCCCTTGGGCTCTTTGCACCGGCCGGGTTTGTCGGAAGACCAACTCAAGCTGTGGAATGAAGCTTATGCGCAGGGTATGGCGGAGGAGCAAGGGCGGCGCTATGCAAGCGCCGTGGTACAATATCAAACCGCAGCGGCTCTTGATCAACACTATGCCGAATTGCACTACCGCCTTGGCCTGTGTTTCAAGGCTCTGAATAATGAGGAAAAAGCGCGGGAGCACCTGACGCGAGCCTGGGAACTGGACACTTTGCGTTTTCGCGCCGATCCGCGCATCAATCGCATCGTGCGCGAACTGGCGACCGCCCATGCGGCCCGAGGAGTCGAGTTGTGCGACCTTGAGGCGGCCTTTTCCCGGCATCCCACAGCTCGGATGCAGCTTCCGGGACGGGAGCTTTTTTACGAGCATGTGCATACCACCTTTACCGGAACCTACTGGCTGGCCCGCCATTTGGTGGAGTCCACCGAAAAGGTGTTGCGCAATACCATGGGAGCCCCCGCTGGCGACGGTTTCCTGTCCCAGGATGAGTGTGCGCGGCGACTCGCCTTTACCGCCCTGGACGAATACAATGTGGCGCAGGCCATGACCCGGCTCTATAGTCAGCCCCCTTTCCTGGATCAGGCAGATCACCACTGGCGGCTGGCCGAAATGGAACGCGAGGTCTCCCGTTTGCGGCAAGCCCTGACGCAGGAAGAAGTGGAGCGGGTCCTGGCAACTTATTATGAGGCCATCCGCCGCCGGCCGGACGACTGGGCCCTGCGCTTCAACCTGGGCAACGCTTATTTGCAACTAGGCAAACCCACCGAAGCCGCCAGCACTTTTGCCTGGTTGATAAAAACCTATCCGACCCAGTATGCCTTCCAATTAGTCTATGGCAAAACCTTGATGGCCATGGGCCGCGCGGACGAGGCGCAAAACCACCTGGCTTTTGCGCGTAAACTTGCCCCGCACGACGAAGAGCTTCGCAAAATGAGGTTTTAG
- a CDS encoding inorganic phosphate transporter yields the protein MLLVLSVLLVALIFEYINGFHDTANAIATSVATKVMTPAQAILLSASMNLVGALMGTAVAKTIGQGLVDTTFINSGAILCALGGAIAWNLFTWWIGLPSSSSHALIGGLCGAALAASHNNWQAIKWIEVKTSVVTKWVTAPQNVLDSIATMNLPVGTNAVPLGTNIVNLVIPPVAGAPVMMETTHTVLSTSGLWPKVVKPMFVAPTMGIVCGFLLMGLLLLLLRKVHPRIVNQVFGKSQLFSAAWMSFEHGRNDAQKTMGIIALTLYTATQSRVFADLPDWLSFLRTEKFEVATWVKVICAITIAAGTAAGGWKIIKTMGKNVVKMQPIHGFAAQTTAAAVIGVATHYGIPLSTTHVISGSIMGVGATKRLNAVKWSVAERMLWAWVMTIPITAALAYALMRISQWS from the coding sequence ATGCTGCTGGTGCTTTCCGTGTTGTTGGTGGCGTTGATCTTCGAATACATCAATGGCTTCCACGACACCGCCAATGCCATTGCCACCTCGGTGGCCACCAAGGTCATGACCCCCGCCCAGGCCATCCTGCTGTCGGCCTCCATGAATCTGGTGGGAGCCTTGATGGGAACCGCCGTGGCTAAAACCATCGGGCAGGGCTTGGTGGATACGACCTTCATCAATTCGGGGGCGATTCTCTGCGCCCTGGGCGGGGCGATTGCGTGGAATCTATTCACCTGGTGGATTGGGCTGCCTTCCAGCAGCAGCCATGCACTGATTGGCGGGTTGTGCGGTGCTGCACTGGCGGCCTCCCACAATAATTGGCAGGCCATCAAGTGGATTGAGGTGAAAACCAGCGTGGTGACCAAATGGGTGACAGCGCCACAAAATGTGCTGGACTCGATTGCCACCATGAATCTGCCGGTGGGCACCAATGCCGTTCCGTTGGGCACTAATATCGTCAACCTTGTCATCCCGCCGGTGGCTGGCGCACCAGTCATGATGGAGACCACGCATACCGTGCTGTCCACCAGCGGCTTATGGCCCAAGGTGGTGAAACCGATGTTCGTCGCCCCGACCATGGGCATCGTGTGCGGCTTCCTGCTGATGGGCCTGCTGTTACTGCTCCTGCGGAAAGTACACCCGCGCATCGTCAATCAGGTTTTTGGCAAGTCGCAACTGTTCAGCGCTGCGTGGATGAGTTTTGAGCACGGCCGCAATGACGCCCAAAAAACCATGGGCATTATCGCGCTAACCCTTTACACGGCAACCCAGTCCAGGGTCTTCGCCGACTTGCCGGATTGGTTGAGTTTTCTGCGCACGGAGAAATTTGAGGTCGCCACTTGGGTCAAGGTGATCTGCGCCATTACCATCGCCGCCGGTACCGCGGCGGGGGGATGGAAGATCATCAAAACCATGGGTAAGAACGTCGTGAAGATGCAGCCCATTCACGGGTTTGCCGCACAAACCACGGCGGCGGCGGTCATCGGCGTGGCGACTCACTATGGCATTCCCTTGTCCACCACCCATGTAATTTCCGGCTCCATCATGGGCGTGGGCGCCACCAAGCGGCTCAATGCCGTCAAGTGGAGCGTGGCCGAGCGTATGCTGTGGGCTTGGGTGATGACCATACCTATCACCGCGGCGCTGGCTTATGCCCTGATGCGCATTTCGCAGTGGAGCTAG
- a CDS encoding uracil-DNA glycosylase family protein, translating into MASNSLEDLLAEVRACRWCAAHLPLPPRPILRVAASARVLIVGQAPGLRVHETGIPWNDPSGDRLRAWLQMSRDEFYDIRRIAIIPTGLCYPGKGRSGDLPPRPECAPKWHPLLRAALPHIRLTLLVGAYAQAYYLGASRRATLAETVRHWAAYLPEFFPLPHPSPRNRRWLAQRPWFEKEVLPALRQQVRRALMET; encoded by the coding sequence GTGGCCAGTAACTCCCTGGAAGATCTGCTTGCGGAGGTCCGCGCCTGCCGCTGGTGCGCAGCGCACCTCCCCCTGCCGCCGCGGCCGATCCTGCGTGTTGCCGCGTCCGCCAGAGTGTTGATTGTGGGTCAGGCGCCCGGCCTGCGCGTACACGAGACGGGCATTCCCTGGAATGATCCGTCCGGCGATCGTTTGCGCGCATGGCTGCAAATGAGCCGGGACGAGTTTTACGACATCCGCCGCATTGCCATCATCCCCACCGGCCTATGCTACCCCGGCAAAGGACGCTCCGGCGATTTGCCGCCTCGTCCTGAGTGCGCGCCCAAGTGGCATCCGCTCCTGCGCGCCGCCCTGCCCCACATCCGATTGACGTTGCTGGTTGGGGCGTACGCCCAGGCTTATTATCTTGGCGCAAGCCGCCGCGCCACACTAGCCGAGACCGTCCGCCATTGGGCAGCCTATTTGCCGGAGTTTTTCCCCCTGCCTCATCCCAGTCCGCGAAATCGCCGCTGGCTGGCCCAAAGGCCCTGGTTTGAAAAAGAGGTATTGCCCGCTTTGCGGCAGCAGGTGCGGCGCGCCCTGATGGAAACCTAG
- a CDS encoding zinc-binding dehydrogenase: MPRAVQFIRSVPRWLLVRNLAGRWPGVATGALSCLQLTEVAPPPLPRPEWVRIRSRLSGICGSDLSTIACKGSPYFSPFVSTPFVLGHEVVGEIVETGPATPSSLRPGMRVVLEPALGCEVRGIVPPCRPCAAGQYANCENILKGCLQGGFQTGYCASTGGGWSHATLVAHPSQVHAVPEDLADEEAVLAEPLACSLHAALKVPREKDKTLLVIGCGTIGLLLIAAYRMMGGLGRVLAVARFPHQAEMARQWGADECTGLLPPAALYQWVLERTGSLAAGGGIYQPELGKPVVLGGADAVLDCVGTGSTMDDALRLTKPGGLVLLVGMPGIPKGIDWTSAWYKELRVQGSYAYGWEHLPEGRRVKTIQLALELLSQSAGRLKPLVSKKYPLTDYREAIAHAFHTEQPGNFKTVFDLQL, from the coding sequence ATGCCGCGTGCAGTTCAATTTATACGGTCTGTCCCGCGCTGGTTGCTGGTCCGCAACCTGGCCGGTCGCTGGCCCGGGGTGGCCACGGGCGCACTATCGTGCCTGCAGCTCACCGAGGTGGCCCCGCCGCCCCTGCCACGTCCTGAATGGGTGCGAATTCGCAGCCGGTTGAGCGGGATTTGCGGATCGGATTTATCTACCATTGCCTGCAAAGGCAGTCCCTATTTTTCCCCCTTTGTCTCAACCCCTTTTGTTCTGGGACACGAAGTGGTGGGGGAAATTGTGGAGACCGGCCCGGCCACCCCATCGTCACTGCGTCCAGGGATGCGGGTAGTGTTGGAGCCGGCCCTGGGTTGCGAAGTGCGGGGCATTGTGCCGCCCTGCCGGCCTTGTGCTGCAGGCCAGTATGCCAACTGCGAAAACATCCTCAAGGGCTGTTTGCAAGGCGGTTTTCAGACCGGTTATTGCGCCAGTACCGGCGGCGGTTGGAGTCATGCCACGCTGGTGGCGCACCCTTCGCAGGTGCATGCTGTGCCGGAGGACCTTGCAGATGAAGAAGCCGTGCTGGCGGAGCCTTTGGCCTGCTCTCTTCATGCCGCTCTCAAGGTACCCAGGGAAAAAGACAAGACGCTGTTGGTAATTGGTTGCGGCACCATAGGATTGTTGCTTATTGCCGCTTATCGCATGATGGGCGGTTTGGGACGCGTGCTGGCTGTCGCCCGGTTTCCGCATCAGGCCGAAATGGCCCGCCAATGGGGAGCGGATGAGTGTACCGGCCTGCTACCACCGGCGGCACTTTATCAATGGGTCCTGGAACGAACGGGCAGCCTGGCTGCCGGCGGCGGCATTTACCAACCGGAGCTTGGCAAACCGGTTGTTTTAGGAGGGGCGGACGCCGTATTGGACTGTGTCGGTACCGGCTCGACCATGGACGATGCCCTGCGCCTGACCAAGCCGGGAGGGCTGGTTCTGTTGGTGGGTATGCCCGGCATCCCCAAGGGTATTGATTGGACGAGTGCCTGGTACAAGGAATTGCGCGTTCAAGGTTCTTATGCCTACGGCTGGGAGCACCTGCCGGAGGGGCGGCGCGTCAAGACGATTCAACTGGCCTTGGAGCTGCTCTCTCAATCTGCCGGGCGATTAAAGCCCTTGGTAAGCAAAAAATACCCCCTCACCGACTACCGCGAAGCCATTGCCCACGCGTTTCATACGGAGCAGCCGGGCAATTTCAAGACGGTTTTCGATTTACAGTTATGA
- a CDS encoding aldo/keto reductase, with protein MNFGVAIEEERYQKLVRQAFDQGIRTFITADVYGTGAADALLGRSLIGLPREEYAVVAAIGHDFYTGRREGAKGYPRFTDERLRSPGEYADYLRMATEKSLERVGVDAFDCVLLHNPDYVGYSSEKVWKGMERLVDAGLTRCVGVAPGPANGFTLDLLLNFHRFDGLVQWAMIILNPLEPWPGKLCLRAAQAHNVKIITRVVDCGGLFHDDVKPGHVFPPQDHRVFRPAGWVEEGNRKLEQMRPIAERHGLTLLQLASVWNLSHPPVTCVVPTLIEELDGRKPIERKAAELAATPEVTLAPEEIEVMEAIGQNRGCMHLKGGNPEHKGEPLPDRWRLTPDLELMAQKWGIRPEEDLVCTTAQV; from the coding sequence ATGAACTTTGGCGTTGCCATCGAGGAAGAGCGCTATCAAAAACTGGTTCGCCAGGCCTTTGACCAGGGCATTCGCACCTTTATCACGGCGGACGTTTACGGCACAGGGGCTGCCGATGCTTTGTTAGGGCGCTCCTTAATCGGGCTGCCCAGGGAAGAATACGCGGTGGTGGCGGCGATCGGCCATGATTTCTACACCGGCCGGCGCGAAGGCGCCAAGGGGTATCCCCGTTTCACCGATGAACGCCTGCGGTCGCCCGGCGAGTACGCGGATTACCTGCGCATGGCTACCGAGAAATCCTTGGAGCGAGTGGGGGTGGATGCGTTTGATTGCGTCCTGCTGCACAATCCTGATTATGTTGGTTATAGCTCGGAAAAAGTGTGGAAGGGCATGGAGCGTCTCGTGGATGCCGGCCTGACCCGGTGTGTGGGCGTGGCGCCCGGGCCGGCCAATGGATTCACCCTGGATTTGCTGCTCAACTTTCACCGGTTTGATGGCCTGGTCCAATGGGCCATGATCATTCTCAATCCTCTGGAGCCCTGGCCGGGCAAGCTGTGCCTGCGAGCCGCACAGGCCCACAACGTTAAAATCATCACGCGGGTGGTGGATTGCGGTGGTTTGTTCCATGATGATGTCAAACCGGGCCATGTTTTCCCGCCCCAGGATCATCGCGTTTTCAGACCAGCCGGTTGGGTGGAGGAGGGCAACCGTAAGCTGGAGCAAATGCGGCCAATTGCCGAAAGACACGGCCTAACCCTCCTGCAACTGGCCAGTGTATGGAATCTGAGCCATCCACCCGTGACCTGTGTGGTGCCAACTCTGATTGAGGAGTTGGACGGACGCAAACCCATCGAACGGAAAGCCGCTGAACTGGCTGCCACGCCGGAGGTAACCTTGGCCCCAGAGGAAATTGAGGTAATGGAGGCCATTGGCCAAAACCGGGGCTGTATGCATCTCAAGGGGGGCAATCCCGAACACAAGGGCGAGCCATTGCCTGATCGGTGGCGGCTTACTCCCGACCTGGAATTGATGGCGCAAAAGTGGGGCATCCGACCAGAGGAAGATCTGGTGTGCACCACCGCTCAGGTCTGA
- a CDS encoding pit accessory protein, translating into MLSLQRLLGHDKQFFDLLDASAQESHASVLALKQLLQHPEKASLESFATLRRKDKRITNEIHELLCRTFVTALEREDIQDLAVALYKIPKIIEKFAERLMCAQERLKGVDFSRHTALLEEATSTLIQMLKELRAMRLQELVRLSTRLREIEAEGDRFLNELNAELFSGRVDPLNAIILKDLYELLEKALDRSRSAGNVMARIALKHS; encoded by the coding sequence ATGTTATCGCTGCAGCGCCTTTTAGGACACGACAAACAATTTTTTGATTTGCTGGACGCCAGTGCGCAAGAATCTCATGCCAGCGTCCTGGCCTTGAAACAGTTGTTGCAGCACCCGGAGAAGGCCAGTTTGGAGTCCTTTGCCACCCTGCGGCGCAAAGACAAGCGGATTACCAACGAAATCCATGAGTTATTATGCCGGACATTTGTAACGGCCCTCGAGCGTGAGGACATTCAGGATTTGGCGGTGGCCCTGTATAAAATCCCCAAAATCATCGAAAAATTTGCCGAGCGTTTGATGTGCGCGCAAGAGCGGTTGAAGGGCGTAGATTTCTCACGTCACACGGCCTTGCTGGAGGAAGCCACTTCCACCTTGATTCAGATGCTCAAAGAGCTGCGGGCCATGCGTTTGCAGGAACTGGTGCGCCTGAGCACGCGGCTGCGGGAGATTGAGGCGGAAGGTGACCGTTTTCTCAATGAATTGAATGCCGAGCTTTTTTCCGGCCGCGTGGACCCGCTCAATGCCATCATCCTCAAGGACCTTTACGAGTTGCTGGAGAAAGCCTTGGATCGCAGCCGCTCGGCCGGGAACGTGATGGCGCGCATTGCGTTGAAACATTCTTAA